From a region of the Mercurialis annua linkage group LG1-X, ddMerAnnu1.2, whole genome shotgun sequence genome:
- the LOC126665039 gene encoding wall-associated receptor kinase-like 14, which produces MIFLKEPPYYLFSAILFLSLLISQASSSPLCNRTCGKNHVSYPFGFSSACKIHLNCSRDGIMFVNEFPIQYIDEQNIRIDLEPKCNRPIQTFTSLFTKNFAPISTNAILLHNCSAVKVLPCNIPAISVQTHFESLNCSASNSSSISCLFSLANDGFFAYQNYSDQLGQCKFFLSSISSESTVNGLGVSLVIQVMDLGWWLPGDCQCSDHSHCISLLTPQGPGYRCSCKNGFTGDGYASPGAGCQKESCNLKKYLSGQCGGATRIVVLIGGVISGSVLMVGAGVVYCLIRRRYFTSKTKSFRKLSITQSAGINIPIYPYKEIEKATNSFSDKQRLGTGAYGTVYAGKLHNDLWVAIKRIKHRDIDDSIEQVINEIKLISSVNHPNLVHLLGCSIENGEQILVYEFMPNGTLCQHLHKEKGEGLDWPIRLTIAAETAQAIAYLHSAIDPPIYHRDVKSSNILLDYNFRSKVADFGLSRLGRAEISHISTAPQGTPGYLDPEYHQNFHLSDKSDVYSFGVVVVEIITALKVVDFSRPHNEVNLAALSVDRIGKGRLAEIVDPFLDIHSDAWVFSSVHKVAELAFRCLSFDKDMRPSMTEVAAELERIRLSRWSPSEEITCRGSSVESSCSSSSTTSNISGNKVEEGNLNLLL; this is translated from the exons ATGATTTTCTTGAAAGAACCACCATATTATCTATTCTCTGCAATTCTTTTTCTTTCACTACTCATTTCTCAagcttcttcttctccattatGCAATCGGACATGCGGCAAAAACCATGTTTCTTACCCTTTCGGATTCTCCTCAGCTTGCAAAATCCATTTAAATTGCAGCCGAGACGGAATTATGTTTGTCAATGAGTTTCCAATCCAATACATTGACGAGCAAAACATAAGAATCGATCTCGAACCCAAATGCAACCGTCCGATCCAGACCTTCACATCTTTATTCACGAAAAACTTCGCCCCGATTTCGACAAACGCCATTCTTTTACATAACTGCTCCGCCGTAAAAGTTTTGCCCTGCAACATACCTGCAATTAGCGTACAAACTCATTTTGAATCGCTTAATTGTTCGGCGTCGAATagtagcagtataagttgtctTTTTAGTTTAGCCAATGATGGTTTTTTCGCTTATCAGAATTATAGTGATCAGCTTGGACAGTGTAAGTTCTTTTTGTCGTCAATATCGTCGGAGTCTACTGTGAATGGTCTAGGTGTTTCGCTGGTTATACAAGTGATGGATTTAGGGTGGTGGCTTCCGGGGGACTGCCAATGTTCTGATCATTCCCATTGTATTTCGCTTCTTACTCCTCAGGGACCAGGATATCGGTGTAGCTGCAAAAATGGATTCACCGGAGATGGTTATGCCTCCCCTGGTGCCGGCTGCCAGAAAG AATCTTGCAATCTGAAAAAATATCTATCTGGTCAATGTGGTGGAGCAACTAGAATTGTCGTTCTAATTGGAG GTGTTATTTCAGGATCAGTTTTAATGGTAGGTGCGGGCGTAGTTTACTGTTTGATTCGAAGACGCTACTTTACatcaaaaaccaaaagtttcagaAAGCTGAGCATAACACAATCTGCCGGGATTAACATTCCCATTTATCCTTACAAAGAAATCGAGAAAGCCACAAACAGTTTCTCCGATAAACAAAGGCTCGGAACCGGCGCCTACGGAACAGTTTACGCCGGTAAACTCCACAATGACTTATGGGTCGCAATTAAAAGAATCAAACATAGAGATATCGACGACAGTATTGAGCAAGTCATCAACGAAATCAAACTCATTTCATCGGTGAATCATCCGAATTTAGTTCATCTTTTAGGCTGCTCAATCGAAAATGGCGAGCAAATTCTCGTATACGAATTCATGCCAAACGGAACATTATGTCAGCATTTACATAAAGAGAAAGGCGAAGGACTTGACTGGCCGATTCGCCTAACGATCGCTGCAGAAACTGCTCAAGCTATAGCTTATTTACACTCTGCAATCGACCCACCGATTTATCATAGAGATGTAAAATCAAGCAACATACTTTTAGATTACAATTTCAGGTCAAAAGTTGCGGATTTTGGTCTTTCTAGACTTGGCCGGGCTGAGATTTCGCATATATCAACTGCCCCGCAAGGAACTCCGGGTTATCTCGATCCTGAATACCATCAGAACTTTCATCTTTCTGATAAAAGTGATGTGTACAGCTTTGGAGTAGTTGTTGTTGAAATTATAACAGCCTTAAAAGTGGTCGATTTTTCGAGACCGCATAATGAAGTAAATTTGGCAGCTCTGTCCGTTGACAGGATTGGAAAAGGGAGATTAGCTGAGATTGTTGATCCGTTTCTTGATATACATAGCGATGCTTGGGTTTTTTCTTCGGTGCATAAAGTAGCAGAGTTAGCATTTAGATGTTTGTCGTTTGATAAAGATATGAGACCTTCGATGACGGAAGTTGCAGCTGAATTAGAACGGATAAGATTAAGTAGATGGTCTCCTTCTGAAGAAATTACTTGCAGAGGTTCATCGGTGGAATCTTCATGCTCTTCTTCTTCTACTACATCTAATATCAGTGGTAACAAAGTTGAAGAGGGAAATTTAAATCTGTTATTGTAG